A segment of the Microvirgula aerodenitrificans DSM 15089 genome:
CACCGATCCGTCCGGCTATGCTGCCATGAGCATTCAGGCAGGCATCGGGCTGGCATTCGGCATACTGGGTATCTTCCTGACTGCACTGACTTTCGGGGCGGTGGCCTTGCCGCTGACCAGCCTGGTGTCCTGGCTGCTCATGACGCCGGCAGTGCTCGGGGTTGGCGCCAACGTGACCGGGATCCTGTCCTCCGTGCTGGAGGAGACGCACCCCGAGGCCTCGCGCGCGCTGGGCTGGGCTTCACTGGGCCTGGGCATTGCGGCAACGGTATTCGGGGCGCTGCTGCCTTCGGCCGGCCTCTATGCCAAAGCCTCGGGCCGCTTGCTGGTTGGTTCGGCCCGGAAGCCCGATTTTCTTTCTCTCGAGAATGGCAATCTGTTCCTGTTCCAGTCGCGCTTCCGGGATGGTTCGCTGATTGCCACGCATGGCAGCCGGGATGCCGCGCTGTACGGTCCTGCCGGTTCCAGACTGTCGGCGCTGGACTGGAGCATTATCGTGGGTCGCTACCTCAAGGCTTATCGTGACAGCGACCGCAGCGGCCCGCTGTATCTGCTGTCCTGCTACGCAACCCGGAACGGA
Coding sequences within it:
- a CDS encoding RHS repeat-associated core domain-containing protein codes for the protein MLAGRAGLASAAMTAGARLRIGMHGELVDWVGQRAPLYHLGNGARSYDPTAQRFLRMDPFSPFSAGGRNPYAFCEADPVNRTDPSGYAAMSIQAGIGLAFGILGIFLTALTFGAVALPLTSLVSWLLMTPAVLGVGANVTGILSSVLEETHPEASRALGWASLGLGIAATVFGALLPSAGLYAKASGRLLVGSARKPDFLSLENGNLFLFQSRFRDGSLIATHGSRDAALYGPAGSRLSALDWSIIVGRYLKAYRDSDRSGPLYLLSCYATRNGRNSNAAIISSMLRRDVIAFDAPVSRMMYTRSHRHYLLFDSRLGQPVRFVNRVRHVV